One window of Stenotrophomonas indicatrix genomic DNA carries:
- a CDS encoding amidohydrolase, producing MQDLRISLVQGDTRWHDPAGNRAYYGALLAPLAGTTDLVILPETFTSGFSNEAIAQAEGMDGPTVAWVREQAKALNAAVIGSVQLRDGEGVYNRLLFATPDGGLQYYDKRHLFRYGGEHERYAAGRDRLCVEWKGWRINPQVCYDLRFPVFCRNRYNVERAGQLDFDLQIFVANWPSARAYAWKTLLRARAIENLCFVAAVNRVGVDGNQLHYAGDSAVIDFLGQPQVEIREREQVVTTTISAEALASHRARFPAMLDADAFHLDVQA from the coding sequence ATGCAGGATCTGCGCATTTCCCTCGTGCAGGGCGACACCCGCTGGCACGACCCGGCCGGCAACCGCGCCTACTACGGTGCGCTGCTGGCGCCGCTGGCAGGAACCACCGATCTGGTGATCCTGCCGGAAACCTTCACCAGTGGCTTTTCCAACGAGGCCATCGCACAGGCCGAAGGCATGGACGGCCCGACCGTAGCGTGGGTGCGCGAACAGGCCAAGGCCTTGAACGCGGCGGTGATCGGCAGCGTGCAGCTGCGTGATGGCGAGGGCGTCTACAACCGCCTGCTGTTCGCCACCCCCGACGGTGGCCTGCAGTACTACGACAAGCGCCACCTGTTCCGTTACGGCGGCGAGCACGAGCGCTACGCCGCCGGCCGCGACCGGTTGTGCGTGGAATGGAAGGGCTGGCGGATCAATCCGCAGGTCTGCTACGACCTGCGTTTCCCGGTGTTCTGCCGCAACCGCTACAACGTCGAGCGTGCCGGACAACTGGATTTCGACCTGCAGATCTTCGTCGCCAACTGGCCGTCGGCGCGCGCCTATGCGTGGAAGACCCTGCTGCGCGCGCGCGCGATCGAGAACCTGTGCTTCGTCGCCGCGGTCAACCGCGTCGGCGTGGACGGCAACCAGCTGCACTACGCCGGCGACAGCGCGGTGATCGACTTCCTCGGTCAGCCGCAAGTGGAGATCCGCGAGCGCGAGCAGGTGGTGACCACCACCATCTCCGCCGAAGCGCTGGCCTCGCATCGTGCACGCTTCCCGGCGATGCTCGATGCCGATGCCTTCCATCTGGACGTACAGGCCTGA
- a CDS encoding pyridoxal phosphate-dependent aminotransferase, with the protein MQPNTKLPKVGTTIFTVMSQLAAEHGAVNLGQGFPDFSAPQRLIDETSKAMAAGLNQYPPMTGVAPLRQAIAQKSLDLYGATIDPDTEITVTSGATEAIFNAIHAVVRAGEEVIVLDPAYDCYEPAIELAGATAVHVPLDPQTFAVDWDRVRAAITPRTRLLMVNTPHNPSGAMLDEADMQALADVLRGTQIYLISDEVYEHIIYDGCRHESALRYPELRERTFVISSFGKTYHCTGWKIGYAVAPPAMTAEFRKVHQYNTFTSFGPAQYGFAAMIRDEPQHHLELGAFYEAKRDRFREQLAGTRLKALPVPGGYFQLVDYSAISDLPDHEFVKWLTIEKGVTAIPLSPFYETAPVGQRLVRLCFAKNEATLDAAIERLRLL; encoded by the coding sequence ATGCAACCGAACACCAAGCTGCCCAAGGTCGGTACCACGATCTTCACCGTGATGTCCCAGCTCGCCGCCGAACACGGCGCGGTCAACCTCGGCCAGGGGTTCCCGGATTTCTCCGCGCCGCAGCGCCTGATCGACGAGACCAGCAAGGCGATGGCCGCGGGCCTGAACCAGTACCCTCCCATGACCGGCGTGGCACCGCTGCGCCAGGCCATCGCGCAGAAGTCGCTGGACCTGTACGGCGCGACGATCGATCCGGACACCGAGATCACCGTCACCAGCGGCGCCACCGAGGCGATCTTCAACGCCATCCACGCCGTGGTGCGTGCCGGCGAGGAAGTGATCGTGCTCGACCCGGCCTACGACTGCTACGAACCGGCCATCGAACTGGCCGGCGCCACCGCCGTGCACGTGCCGCTGGACCCGCAGACCTTCGCGGTGGACTGGGACCGCGTGCGCGCGGCGATCACCCCGCGCACCCGCCTGCTGATGGTCAACACCCCGCACAACCCGTCCGGCGCGATGCTGGACGAAGCGGACATGCAGGCCTTGGCCGACGTGCTGCGCGGCACGCAGATCTACCTGATCTCCGATGAGGTGTACGAGCACATCATCTACGACGGCTGCCGTCATGAATCGGCATTGCGCTACCCGGAGCTGCGCGAGCGCACCTTCGTCATCTCCAGCTTCGGCAAGACCTACCACTGCACCGGCTGGAAGATCGGCTATGCGGTGGCGCCGCCGGCGATGACCGCTGAATTCCGCAAGGTGCACCAGTACAACACCTTCACCAGCTTCGGCCCGGCGCAGTACGGCTTTGCTGCGATGATCCGCGACGAACCGCAGCATCACCTGGAACTGGGCGCGTTCTATGAAGCCAAGCGCGACCGCTTCCGCGAGCAGCTGGCTGGCACCCGCCTGAAGGCGCTGCCGGTACCGGGCGGCTACTTCCAGCTGGTCGACTATTCGGCCATCAGCGACCTGCCAGACCACGAGTTCGTGAAGTGGCTGACCATCGAGAAGGGCGTCACCGCCATCCCGCTGTCGCCGTTCTACGAAACCGCGCCGGTCGGCCAGCGCCTGGTGCGCCTGTGCTTCGCCAAGAACGAGGCCACCCTGGACGCGGCGATCGAACGCCTGCGCCTGCTGTGA
- the ccmA gene encoding heme ABC exporter ATP-binding protein CcmA: protein MNTPALLAASGLSFSRNDEPVFGPLDFHVDAGEALLVQGGNGAGKTTLLRVLSGLAPPGAGQVLIDGKPAGNTERARYVAYLSHLPALKADLDTLENLHFLCGLHGRRARQMPGNALAIVGLAGYEDTLVRHLSAGQKRRLALARIWLSPAPLWLLDEPYANLDLEGINLVNRMISAHLRSGGAALVTTHGAYAAPPVRTRQLDLGGEA from the coding sequence TTGAACACCCCTGCATTGCTGGCCGCCAGCGGCCTGAGCTTCTCCCGCAATGACGAGCCGGTGTTCGGCCCGCTGGACTTCCACGTGGATGCCGGCGAGGCGCTGCTGGTGCAGGGCGGCAACGGTGCCGGCAAGACCACCCTGCTGCGCGTGCTGTCCGGCCTGGCGCCCCCGGGCGCTGGCCAGGTGCTGATCGACGGCAAGCCAGCCGGCAACACCGAGCGTGCGCGCTATGTCGCCTACCTCAGCCACCTGCCTGCCCTGAAGGCGGACCTGGATACGCTGGAGAACCTGCATTTCCTCTGCGGCCTGCACGGCCGCCGTGCACGGCAGATGCCGGGCAATGCGCTGGCCATCGTCGGCCTGGCCGGCTACGAGGACACCTTGGTGCGGCACCTGTCGGCCGGGCAGAAGCGGCGGCTGGCGCTGGCCCGGATCTGGCTGTCGCCGGCACCGCTGTGGCTGCTCGACGAACCCTATGCCAACCTCGACCTGGAAGGCATCAACCTGGTCAACCGGATGATATCCGCACACCTGCGCAGCGGCGGCGCCGCCCTGGTCACCACCCATGGCGCCTATGCCGCGCCGCCGGTACGCACCCGCCAGCTCGATCTGGGCGGTGAAGCATGA
- the ccmB gene encoding heme exporter protein CcmB has protein sequence MIAPGTEPGLWQTARALVARDLRLLWRRRGDALQPLLFALLVVVLFALAQGRDPQPLAATAGAVLWLAVLLAGQLALDSLFRSDAEDGSLEQWLLAPVPLAWLVLVRVLLHWATTALPLIILSPLLAEMLHLPHDQLPMLLASLLLGTPLLSLIGGVVAALTVGIRRSGILVALLSLPLYVPVLVFGAGSLAAASRGQDPVGALLMLGAGLVIALVLAPLATAAAIRISLS, from the coding sequence ATGATCGCGCCAGGTACTGAGCCGGGCCTGTGGCAGACCGCCCGCGCCCTGGTTGCCCGCGATCTGCGCCTGCTCTGGCGCCGTCGCGGTGATGCGCTGCAGCCGCTGCTGTTCGCCCTGCTGGTGGTAGTGCTGTTCGCCCTCGCCCAGGGCCGCGACCCACAGCCGTTGGCCGCCACCGCCGGTGCCGTACTGTGGTTGGCGGTGCTGCTGGCTGGGCAGCTGGCGCTGGATTCGCTGTTCCGCTCCGATGCCGAAGACGGTTCGCTCGAACAATGGCTGCTGGCGCCGGTGCCGCTGGCATGGCTGGTGCTGGTACGGGTGCTGCTGCATTGGGCGACCACCGCCCTGCCACTGATCATCCTGAGCCCGCTGCTGGCGGAAATGCTGCATCTGCCGCATGACCAGCTGCCGATGTTGCTGGCATCGTTGCTGCTGGGAACGCCGTTGTTGAGCCTGATCGGCGGCGTGGTCGCGGCACTGACCGTGGGCATCCGGCGCTCTGGTATTCTCGTGGCGTTGCTGTCGTTGCCGTTGTACGTACCGGTGCTTGTCTTCGGTGCTGGCAGCCTGGCGGCAGCCAGCCGCGGACAGGATCCGGTCGGTGCGCTGCTGATGCTGGGCGCTGGACTGGTGATCGCCCTGGTGCTGGCACCGCTGGCGACCGCTGCTGCGATCCGTATTTCTCTGAGTTGA
- the ccmC gene encoding heme ABC transporter permease CcmC codes for MNPIVRWFHQLGSPPTFDRFAARWSRVFYAAAVPVLLIGLWQGLFVAPPEQNQHDAFRIIYIHVPSAWMSLFVFALMAAYAAIALIWRIKICEILAMACAPMGAGFTLITLLTGSIWGKGTWGTWWDWDPRMTSELILLFLYLGVIGLYHAIEDRRSAARAAGLLAIVGVGLLPIIRYSVDWWGALHQRQSINVFGENAVRPELIAPLWWMVVATKLWFVGSLLAKARADNIAREAGKAWIGERFGTADGEARQ; via the coding sequence ATGAATCCGATCGTCCGCTGGTTCCATCAACTCGGTTCGCCCCCGACCTTCGATCGTTTCGCCGCACGCTGGTCCCGCGTGTTCTACGCCGCGGCGGTTCCGGTGCTGCTGATCGGCCTGTGGCAGGGCCTGTTCGTGGCACCGCCGGAACAGAACCAGCACGACGCCTTCCGCATCATCTACATCCATGTCCCCAGCGCCTGGATGAGCCTGTTCGTGTTCGCGCTGATGGCCGCCTACGCCGCCATCGCGCTGATCTGGCGCATCAAGATCTGCGAGATCCTGGCGATGGCCTGTGCGCCGATGGGCGCCGGCTTCACCCTGATCACCCTGCTGACCGGCAGCATCTGGGGCAAGGGCACCTGGGGCACCTGGTGGGACTGGGATCCGCGCATGACCAGCGAGCTGATCCTGCTGTTCCTGTACCTGGGTGTGATCGGCCTGTACCACGCCATCGAAGACCGCCGCAGTGCGGCACGCGCGGCCGGCCTGCTGGCCATCGTGGGCGTGGGCCTGCTGCCGATCATCCGCTATTCGGTGGACTGGTGGGGCGCGCTGCACCAGCGCCAGTCGATCAACGTGTTCGGCGAGAATGCCGTGCGGCCGGAACTGATCGCCCCGCTGTGGTGGATGGTGGTGGCCACCAAGCTGTGGTTCGTCGGCTCGCTGCTGGCCAAGGCGCGTGCCGACAACATCGCGCGCGAAGCCGGCAAGGCCTGGATCGGCGAGCGCTTCGGCACCGCGGATGGGGAGGCACGGCAATGA
- the ccmD gene encoding heme exporter protein CcmD, with protein MTHLPYLIAAFAVFLLVLGCDALGSWLRLRSARQLAQRRQQRLQARGNAAAQAPLATELSR; from the coding sequence ATGACCCATCTGCCCTATCTCATCGCCGCTTTCGCGGTGTTCCTGTTGGTGCTGGGCTGCGATGCCCTGGGCTCGTGGCTGCGCCTGCGCAGCGCCCGTCAGCTGGCGCAACGCCGCCAGCAGCGGCTGCAGGCACGTGGCAACGCGGCGGCACAGGCGCCGCTGGCCACCGAGCTCAGCCGATGA
- the ccmE gene encoding cytochrome c maturation protein CcmE, protein MTPVQRRRMIWVLLLLLASALATTLVAFALQRNIAYLYTPSEVLRGDVDAQSRFRLGGMVVKGSFDRPSGSLQAHFVVTDGDATLPVSTDRILPDMFREGTAVVASGRLQDGTFVADEVLAKHDENYVPKEVADKMGDAHRKHDVPVTAPEVR, encoded by the coding sequence ATGACGCCGGTACAGCGACGCCGCATGATCTGGGTGCTCCTGCTGCTGCTGGCCTCCGCGCTGGCGACCACCCTGGTGGCCTTCGCCCTGCAGCGCAACATCGCCTACCTGTACACCCCGTCGGAAGTGCTGCGCGGGGACGTCGATGCGCAGTCGCGTTTCCGTCTGGGCGGCATGGTGGTGAAGGGATCCTTCGATCGACCCAGCGGCTCGCTGCAGGCCCACTTCGTGGTTACCGACGGCGATGCGACGCTGCCGGTCAGCACCGACCGCATCCTGCCGGACATGTTCCGCGAGGGCACCGCGGTGGTCGCCAGCGGCCGTCTTCAGGACGGCACCTTCGTCGCCGACGAGGTACTGGCCAAGCACGATGAGAACTACGTGCCCAAGGAAGTGGCCGACAAGATGGGCGATGCGCATCGCAAGCACGATGTGCCGGTCACGGCGCCCGAGGTGCGCTGA
- a CDS encoding heme lyase CcmF/NrfE family subunit, with protein MLPEFGQILLLCALLASLLQAVLPLVGAQRGNDAWMSIARPAAFAQLVLLAGAFAVLTAAFVQQDFSVRYVAENSNSLLPLIYRYSAVWGAHEGSLLMWALVLALWTGAVALFSRHLPAPVQARVLAVMGVVSVGFLAFLIFTSNPFLRLDPVPLEGRDLNPLLQDPGLIIHPPMLYLGYVGFAVPFAFAVAALLEGRVDARWQRWTRPWTNVAWGFLTLGIALGSWWAYYELGWGGWWFWDPVENASFMPWLVGAALIHSQAVTEKRGTFGSWTLLLAIAAFALSLLGTFLVRSGVLTSVHSFAADPSRGLFILIFLSVLVGGSLLLYALRAPRLAVDAGDPRRGFTATSRETLLLANNLLLASACAMVLLGTLYPLLADALSLGKISVGPPYFGSLFLLLMAPMVMLLPFGPLVKWQRDQPSRALALLLPWAGLAVLLGAWAWWQAPQNGWKAGIGVAAAAWVGLGTARFVWQRLRGNGRFTAEMLGMIVAHAGVAVFLAGALLVEALNVQREVALSPGQQVVVAGHEVRFEGVDHREGPNFIADRGHLRVLRDGRELALLHPEKRQYASGGQVMTEAGIDARLSGDVYVALGESLGNNAWAVRVHIKPFVRWIWLGALLMALGGFITAADRRFRRP; from the coding sequence GTGCTTCCCGAATTCGGTCAGATCCTCCTGCTCTGCGCGTTGCTGGCCTCGCTGCTGCAGGCAGTGCTGCCGCTGGTCGGTGCGCAGCGCGGCAACGACGCATGGATGTCCATTGCCCGCCCGGCAGCCTTTGCCCAGCTGGTGCTGCTGGCCGGCGCCTTCGCCGTACTGACGGCGGCCTTCGTGCAGCAGGACTTCTCGGTACGCTACGTGGCCGAGAACTCCAATTCACTACTGCCACTGATCTACCGCTATTCGGCGGTGTGGGGTGCGCACGAAGGCTCGCTGCTGATGTGGGCGCTGGTGCTGGCGCTGTGGACCGGCGCGGTGGCGCTGTTCTCGCGGCACCTGCCGGCACCGGTACAGGCGCGCGTGCTGGCGGTGATGGGCGTGGTCAGTGTCGGCTTCCTCGCCTTCCTGATCTTCACCTCCAATCCGTTCCTGCGCCTGGACCCGGTGCCACTGGAAGGCCGTGACCTCAACCCGCTGCTGCAGGACCCGGGGCTGATCATCCATCCGCCGATGCTGTACCTGGGCTACGTCGGCTTCGCGGTGCCGTTCGCCTTCGCCGTGGCGGCGCTGCTGGAAGGCCGCGTCGACGCACGCTGGCAGCGCTGGACGCGGCCCTGGACCAACGTCGCCTGGGGCTTCCTGACGCTGGGCATCGCACTGGGCAGCTGGTGGGCGTACTACGAACTGGGCTGGGGCGGCTGGTGGTTCTGGGACCCGGTCGAGAACGCCAGTTTCATGCCGTGGCTGGTTGGCGCGGCGCTGATCCATTCGCAGGCGGTGACCGAAAAACGCGGCACCTTCGGCAGCTGGACGCTGCTGCTGGCCATCGCGGCGTTCGCGCTGTCGTTGCTGGGCACCTTCCTGGTCCGCTCCGGCGTGCTGACCAGCGTGCATTCGTTCGCGGCCGATCCCTCGCGTGGGCTGTTCATCCTGATCTTCCTGTCGGTGCTGGTGGGTGGCAGCCTGCTGCTGTATGCGCTGCGTGCGCCGCGGCTGGCAGTGGACGCCGGCGATCCGCGCCGTGGCTTCACCGCAACCTCGCGCGAAACCCTGCTGCTGGCCAACAACCTGCTGCTGGCCAGCGCCTGCGCGATGGTCCTGCTCGGCACCCTCTACCCGCTGCTGGCCGATGCGCTGTCGCTGGGCAAGATCTCGGTGGGCCCGCCGTACTTCGGCAGCCTGTTCCTGCTGTTGATGGCACCAATGGTGATGCTGCTGCCGTTCGGTCCGCTGGTGAAGTGGCAGCGCGACCAACCCTCGCGCGCACTGGCATTGCTGTTGCCATGGGCGGGCCTGGCCGTGCTGCTCGGCGCCTGGGCCTGGTGGCAGGCGCCGCAGAATGGCTGGAAGGCCGGCATCGGTGTTGCCGCTGCGGCCTGGGTCGGCCTGGGCACCGCCCGCTTCGTCTGGCAGCGCCTGCGTGGCAATGGCCGCTTCACTGCCGAAATGCTTGGCATGATCGTCGCCCATGCCGGTGTCGCGGTATTCCTGGCCGGCGCGCTGCTGGTGGAAGCGTTGAACGTGCAGCGTGAAGTCGCGTTGTCGCCGGGGCAGCAGGTGGTGGTCGCCGGTCACGAAGTGCGCTTCGAGGGCGTGGACCACCGCGAAGGCCCCAATTTCATCGCTGATCGCGGCCATCTGCGGGTGCTGCGCGATGGTCGCGAACTGGCCCTGCTGCATCCGGAGAAGCGCCAGTACGCCAGCGGCGGACAGGTGATGACCGAAGCCGGCATCGATGCACGCCTCAGCGGCGATGTCTACGTGGCATTAGGCGAGTCGCTGGGCAACAATGCATGGGCGGTACGGGTGCACATCAAGCCCTTCGTGCGCTGGATCTGGCTGGGCGCGCTGTTGATGGCCCTGGGCGGATTCATCACCGCCGCCGATCGCCGCTTTCGTCGTCCGTAG
- a CDS encoding DsbE family thiol:disulfide interchange protein, whose product MSESPAPRPSRPLPPVAIVIGVLFFFGLLGLMIYGVMKSGDPQRDVLPSALINKPAPAFALPVLHDPQMIVRSEELRGAPYLLNVWGSWCAACREEHPVLTRFAESKRVRVIGYNWKDEPTDALHWLEQLGNPFMVVLSDIEGRTAIDWGVTAAPETFLVDGSGIVRWKYSGAMTQQVVDEKLIPALEKLEKAQGDAGNTLHASP is encoded by the coding sequence ATGTCCGAGTCACCTGCCCCACGCCCTTCCCGCCCGCTGCCGCCGGTAGCCATCGTGATTGGCGTCCTGTTCTTCTTCGGCCTGCTTGGCCTGATGATCTACGGGGTGATGAAATCGGGCGATCCGCAGCGCGATGTGCTGCCTTCAGCGCTGATCAACAAGCCGGCGCCGGCGTTCGCGCTGCCGGTGCTGCATGACCCGCAGATGATCGTGCGCAGCGAGGAACTGCGTGGCGCGCCCTACCTGCTCAACGTCTGGGGCAGCTGGTGCGCGGCCTGCCGTGAAGAACATCCGGTGCTGACCCGCTTCGCCGAGAGCAAGCGCGTACGCGTGATCGGCTACAACTGGAAGGATGAACCCACCGACGCGCTGCACTGGCTGGAACAGCTGGGCAACCCGTTCATGGTCGTGCTGAGCGACATCGAGGGCCGCACCGCCATCGACTGGGGCGTGACCGCAGCACCGGAGACCTTCCTGGTTGATGGCAGTGGCATCGTGCGCTGGAAGTACAGCGGTGCGATGACCCAGCAGGTGGTCGACGAGAAATTGATTCCGGCGCTGGAGAAGCTTGAAAAGGCCCAAGGCGATGCCGGCAACACCCTGCACGCCTCGCCGTAA
- a CDS encoding cytochrome c-type biogenesis protein: protein MTLALPNAGLAQQPVHDARPLVFRDAAEEARFHDLAAQLRCVQCQNQSLADSNAQIAQDLRREVLQLIQQGLDDAAIKQFLVARYGEFVLYQPPLQPGTWLLWGGPLLVLGGGALVVMGIVRRRSRQMDASAAVNPTEGEDW, encoded by the coding sequence ATGACCCTGGCGCTGCCGAACGCCGGCCTCGCCCAACAACCGGTGCATGATGCGCGGCCACTGGTGTTCCGCGATGCGGCCGAGGAAGCGCGCTTCCACGACCTGGCCGCGCAGCTGCGCTGCGTGCAGTGCCAGAACCAGTCATTGGCCGATTCCAATGCGCAGATCGCCCAGGACCTGCGCCGTGAAGTGCTGCAGTTGATACAGCAGGGCCTCGACGACGCCGCGATCAAGCAGTTCCTGGTCGCCCGCTATGGCGAGTTCGTGCTCTATCAGCCACCGCTGCAACCGGGTACCTGGCTGCTGTGGGGCGGTCCACTGCTGGTACTGGGTGGCGGCGCGCTGGTAGTGATGGGCATCGTCCGTCGTCGCAGCCGGCAGATGGATGCATCCGCTGCAGTGAACCCAACCGAGGGAGAGGACTGGTGA
- a CDS encoding tetratricopeptide repeat protein codes for MVTHWLPMVAAVAAALLAAVVLWPLRQQGRRGFVLGVVTLGVAGACLYLLVGNPRAAQVQPAPSVATLRDGVEALQQALQRDPQRADGWALLGRSQAELGNAAAAADAFNRAAALAPDEPGVLVEAAQARAQADPGKQFDDTALAWLQRAHTLSPDAERASWLLGIALRQRGRNAEAADLWSTLLPRLEPGAAQALQAQIAIAREAAGQPSDTPAAAPALLQVRVQLPASLKAGDWPASTQVFVLARAVGGPPMPVAARKLPLADFPATVGLGDGDSPMPTAPLSAHREVEVLARISRSGSANRSEDDLQTVPVKVSLPHDGVVELRFP; via the coding sequence CTGGTGACGCACTGGTTGCCGATGGTCGCCGCAGTGGCCGCTGCGCTGTTGGCGGCAGTGGTGCTGTGGCCGCTGCGCCAGCAAGGCCGTCGCGGCTTCGTGCTGGGGGTGGTGACACTGGGCGTGGCCGGTGCCTGCCTGTACCTGCTGGTTGGCAATCCCCGCGCCGCACAGGTGCAGCCCGCACCGTCGGTCGCCACCCTGCGTGACGGCGTAGAAGCATTGCAGCAGGCGTTGCAACGTGACCCGCAACGCGCCGATGGCTGGGCGCTGCTGGGCCGTTCGCAGGCCGAGCTCGGCAATGCCGCCGCTGCGGCCGATGCCTTCAACCGTGCCGCAGCACTGGCTCCGGACGAACCGGGCGTGCTGGTCGAAGCAGCGCAGGCACGTGCCCAGGCCGATCCAGGCAAACAGTTCGATGACACCGCACTGGCATGGCTGCAGCGTGCACATACCTTGTCGCCCGATGCCGAGCGCGCAAGCTGGCTGCTTGGCATCGCGCTGCGCCAGCGTGGCCGCAACGCCGAGGCTGCTGATCTCTGGAGCACGCTGCTGCCTCGCCTGGAGCCGGGTGCGGCGCAGGCGCTGCAGGCGCAGATCGCCATCGCCCGCGAGGCAGCCGGCCAGCCGTCGGACACACCTGCAGCTGCACCGGCGCTGCTGCAGGTGCGGGTGCAACTGCCCGCATCGTTGAAAGCGGGTGACTGGCCGGCCAGCACCCAGGTGTTCGTGCTGGCGCGCGCGGTGGGCGGCCCGCCGATGCCGGTGGCTGCGCGCAAGCTGCCCTTGGCCGACTTCCCTGCAACGGTCGGCCTGGGCGACGGCGACAGCCCGATGCCGACTGCACCGTTGTCGGCGCATCGCGAAGTGGAAGTACTGGCGCGCATTTCGCGCAGCGGCAGCGCCAACCGCAGCGAAGACGACCTGCAGACCGTCCCGGTCAAGGTCAGCCTGCCGCATGACGGTGTGGTCGAACTGCGGTTCCCGTAA
- a CDS encoding homoserine O-acetyltransferase, protein MTEFIPPGTRFHALPSPFPCKRGGALHGARVAYETWGALDADASNAILIVTGLSPDAHAAANADNPASGWWEAMLGPGKPIDTDRWFVICVNSLGSCKGSTGPASINPANGELYRLDFPELSIEDGARAAVDVVHALGIEQLACVIGNSMGGMTALAVLLLHPGIARSHINISGSAQALPFSIAIRSLQREAIRLDPRWNGGHYDNDAYPESGMRMARKLGVITYRSALEWDGRFGRVRLDSDQADDDPFGLEFQVESYLEGHARRFVRFFDPNCYLYLSRSMDWFDLAEYGDGDVLAGLASIRVDKALAIGANTDILFPVQQQQQVADGLRAGGADARFIGLESPQGHDAFLVDFERFGPAVRGFLDEL, encoded by the coding sequence ATGACCGAATTCATTCCGCCCGGCACACGCTTCCATGCCCTGCCCTCACCCTTTCCGTGCAAACGCGGCGGCGCCCTGCACGGTGCGCGTGTGGCCTACGAGACCTGGGGTGCGCTGGACGCAGACGCCAGCAACGCGATCCTGATCGTCACCGGCCTGTCGCCGGATGCGCATGCCGCGGCCAATGCCGATAACCCTGCAAGCGGCTGGTGGGAAGCCATGCTCGGCCCCGGCAAACCGATCGATACCGACCGCTGGTTCGTGATCTGCGTGAACTCGCTGGGCAGCTGCAAGGGCTCCACCGGCCCTGCATCGATCAATCCGGCCAACGGCGAGCTGTATCGCCTGGATTTTCCGGAACTGTCGATCGAAGACGGCGCACGCGCGGCGGTTGACGTAGTACACGCGCTGGGCATCGAGCAGCTCGCCTGCGTGATCGGCAATTCAATGGGCGGGATGACGGCGCTGGCGGTGTTGCTGCTGCATCCGGGCATCGCCCGCAGCCATATCAACATTTCCGGCAGCGCGCAGGCCCTGCCCTTCTCCATCGCCATCCGTTCGCTGCAGCGCGAAGCGATCCGGCTGGATCCGCGCTGGAATGGTGGCCACTACGACAATGACGCGTACCCGGAATCGGGCATGCGCATGGCACGCAAGCTGGGCGTGATCACCTACCGCTCGGCGCTGGAATGGGATGGTCGCTTCGGTCGCGTGCGGCTGGATTCAGACCAGGCCGACGATGATCCGTTCGGCCTGGAATTCCAGGTCGAAAGCTATCTGGAAGGACATGCACGCCGGTTCGTGCGCTTCTTCGATCCGAACTGCTATCTGTACCTTAGCCGCTCGATGGACTGGTTCGACCTGGCCGAATATGGCGACGGCGATGTGCTGGCCGGGCTGGCCAGCATCCGCGTCGACAAGGCGCTCGCAATTGGCGCGAACACCGACATCCTGTTCCCGGTACAGCAGCAGCAACAGGTCGCCGATGGCCTGCGCGCCGGCGGCGCGGATGCGCGTTTCATCGGTCTGGAATCACCGCAGGGCCATGACGCGTTCCTGGTCGACTTCGAACGTTTCGGCCCGGCCGTACGCGGCTTTCTCGACGAACTGTAA
- a CDS encoding DUF1294 domain-containing protein, whose amino-acid sequence MVWRRTLALAAFGALIGLTATGVFPLWLGAWCALASAVSFGLYGYDKRAAQRKQQRTPERTLQLLAFAGGWPGALLGQALFRHKHRKVQFQWVFWLCVLANVASIAVTLREFSR is encoded by the coding sequence ATGGTGTGGCGGCGCACTCTCGCACTGGCCGCGTTCGGTGCGTTGATCGGTTTGACCGCAACCGGCGTGTTTCCGCTGTGGCTGGGCGCATGGTGCGCGCTGGCCAGCGCGGTGTCGTTCGGTCTGTATGGATACGACAAGCGTGCCGCACAGCGAAAACAGCAGCGGACGCCGGAACGTACGCTGCAGTTGCTGGCCTTTGCTGGTGGCTGGCCCGGTGCGCTGCTCGGCCAGGCGCTGTTCCGCCACAAACATCGCAAAGTGCAGTTCCAGTGGGTGTTCTGGTTGTGCGTGCTGGCCAACGTGGCCTCGATCGCGGTGACGCTGCGCGAATTTTCCCGATAG